The genomic segment CCACCCGCCCTTCGCGGGAGCGGCGGCCAGCGAAGGCCGGATGCCTGGACCCATTGGTCGGAGCGGTGGCTGATGGGGCTGGGGCTGCCGCCGCTTCGTCGCCGGACCGGCGCCGCGGATGAGCGGGCCCTCCGTCGGCGATTGCGGCGGCGCGGTGCCGGTAAGCGTCGGCTATGTTCAGCGCATGGAGCATCAGAAGCGCTGCGCCTGCGAACAACGCGAGCAGACCGTTGATCAGCAGGAAAATCGAATGGTCTCCCCTTACGAGCACGCCATCCACGATCCGCGTCGGCGTGTCGCCCAGCGTGACCAGTCCTTGGAGCGCGCGGGCGATGCGGGGCACAGCGACAATCAGGGCGGCCGCATACGCGGCCATGAACAGGGCGCCCTTGGCATATTGGCGGTTCAGCAGCTGCCCGCCCCCCGCGCAGACCGCGGACAGCAGCCCCGCCGTCGCGGGACTCGCCGGACCGGCGCGATAGACGATCGCGCGATCTCCCCGGCTCATCCGCCTGTCTTCATGGCGGTGCGCATCTGGCTCACCATGTTGTCCAGCGTCTTCTTGATGTCGGCGCGGTCGTCGTTCCAGATCACGGACAAGGCCGCGTACGAAGGTACCCACAGCGTCGAGGTCTCGGGGATGACCGGCAGCGGGGTCGCATTTTGCAGCTGGGCGAGGAACGAAGAAACGTTCGGATCCGCCATGATGGACGAATCGCTCACCAGATCTCGCCGCGTTGGCAGCTGGGCGGTCATTTCATAACGGAGCTTGGCGTTGTCCCGGTTCGTCGCGAGCTCCGCGAACAACTTGGCGGCGTTGGGGTACTTGGTATAGGAGTTGACGAACAGCGAACGTACGCTGATCAGGCTCTGCGGATGCTTGCCGTTGGGCAGCAGCGGCAGCTGGACGACGCCGAAGTCGACGCCCGCCTGGCGCAGATTGGCCATCTGCCAAGTGCCGTCGATCATCATCGCGGCGCGTCCTTCCTGGAACAGGCCGGAGATGACGTTGTTGTTGATGTCGGCCGTGTTCAGCGGGAACAGCGCCTTAAGGCTCCGTGCGAACTGCATACCCTCCAGCGCGCCCTCGCCGTTCAGACCGATATCGTCCGGGTTCGTGCCGTCTTCGCCGAAAATGTAGCCGCCATAGCCCGCGATGAAGGCGTGCGCCTGATAGATCTGGGCGACGTCCCACGCGAGGCCGTACTTCTTGGCGGCGGGATCGGTGAAGTCGCGGCCGAACGCGAGCACCTCGTCGAACGTCGTGGGCTCTTTGGGCATCAGCTTCCTGTTGTAGTAGAGCGCATACGTGTCGGCGGACATCGGATAGCCGTAGAGTACATCCTTGTAGGTGATCGCCTGCGCGACAGAAGGCATGACATTGTCCGCCATGTCGCTCTGCGTCCGGTCGTTGGGCAGGATCAGGCCGGCGCTGACCGCCTTGCCGATGGCGTCGTGCGGCGACGAGAAGACATCCGCGCCCAGGCCTGCGGGGCCGTCCGTCATAAGCTTGCCGACCGTGTCGATGGACGGGACGACCTCCACCTTGACCTTCACGCCGTAGACACTCTCGAATTGCTTGCCCACCTCCTGCAAAAAGGCGCGTTCGTTGCCGTCGGACTCCCAGATGAGCAGGGAGGCTCCTTTCTCCGGCTCGATGTTAGCGCTTACAGTTTGGCTGGGCGATGCGCCTTGGCTTCCGGCTGTCCCGGCGTTTTCCTGACGGTTGGGCTCCGTCTTCGCATTCGCACATCCCGCGGCCGCAACCACGGCCAACGCGAGCACGAGCGATTTTTTTATTTTGTTTTTGGACAAACAATCCCACTCCTTCTCGTTGACTTAATCGTTTAAGTTGACTGCCTATTCAAATTATCACAAACCGTTTGTCCATGTCAACTCAAAACTTGAACTTTCTTCAAGTTTTGTCACTTTGCGTCGATTTTTGTTTTTGGGTCGTTTTAGGCGCCTCTCTCTTCCGGTCAAAAAGGTCAAACAGGCATTGGCCCGGCACATTCCCGCTCCGGCGTCCACATCTCGGCGAAAGCCATGGACAAATTTCTTCTTGCTTGCAACGACCCGTAAAAGTATACTTGCCTTGTGAGTATTTAGCGCGTGAAGAACACCGCCTCTCCTACCGGAGCTGGCGGTGTTTTTTGTTGCCGCTTTTTAAGGATGGGAGGTGCTGGATGGACGAGTTATATGCGAAATGGCTTGAGCAACAGCGCCAAGGTCGGACGGGCGAATCCTTGCGCAGACTGCTTGAAGGACACGCCTTTAACGAAGCGCTTTTTACGAAGGAAATATGGCTAAAAGGCGTAGGAAGTTTGAATTATCTACAAGCCGAGTATGAAGTGCCCGGTTTTGGGGAGGGCTCGTTCTACATTGATAACGCTTATCTCCGGCCGCCGTATAAGATTGGATGGGAGATCGACGATTTTAAGACACATGGACAGCACACGAGCCGGCGCACGTTCGAATACGAGCGCGAGCGGCAAAATCATCTCGTGCTGAACGGCTGGACCGTATTCCGCATGCCTCTGGATATGATCCGCGACCAGCCCAACAAGTGTCGGCGGTTCGTCCTGCTTACCCTCGGGAAACTGTACGGCGACTTCGGAGAGAAAAAGGAAACCTCCCTTCCGCTAAAGCAGCGGGAGCTCATCAGATTCGCGAACAAGCTGCAGCGGCCGTTCTCGCCTGCGGAGGCATGTGACTTACTCGGGATTCGCTCACGGCATGCGCGTACCCTTTTGCACGAGATGACCGAGCAAGGCTGGTTGGAGGCAGCCAGCGGAGTCCAACGCGTTCGTGCCTATCGTCTCGGCAAAAAGGGGAGTTACTTGGACGCATGATGGGAGCGGCGCAGCGGCGCAGTGGGGAGCAGTGGCGCGCGTTAGCGGCATTTGATGCCGCTAATGGCCTGGGCGCCGCGCGGTGGCGGCGGGCTTTAGCGGCATTTCGTGCCGCTAATGGCCTGGGCGCCGCGCGGTGGGGCGCGTTAGCGGCATTTCGTGCCGCTAATGGCCTGTTCGCGGCGCGGTGGCGCGCGTTAGCGGCATTTCGTGCCGCTAATGGCCTGGGCGCGGCGCGGTGGCGCGCATTAGCGGCATTTGATGCCGCTAATGGCCTGGGCGCGGCGCGGTGGCGCGCATTAGCGGCATTTGATGCCGCTAATGGCCTGGGCGCCGCGCGGTGGAGCGCGTTAGCGGCATTTCGTGCCGCTAATGGCCTGTGCGCGGCGCGGTGGCGCGCATTAGCGGCATTTGATGCCGCTAATGGCCTGGGCGCGGCGCGGTGGCGCGCATTAGCGGCATTTGATGCCGCTAATGGCCTGGGCCGCTGCGCTGTGTCGCGCGTTAACGCCCCACCCCCATCGTTAGGCAGCGCCCGCTGGCCTCCTCCTAGCTCCCCGCCCCCCGGTAGCGCTTCACGCCGCGGTTCCATACCGCGAGGCCGATGCCTGCGGCAACGAGGCCGACGACGGGCGTCATCCACGCCATGAAGACGTCGCGGTGCGCTTCGAGGAAAAACATCGCCGGGTACACGCCCACGAAGGCGAACGGCAGCACCCAGGTGAGCAAAAAGCGGATGCCACGGTTGTAGATTTGGACCGGATAGCGGCCGTAGCTCTGTATGTTGTACATAAGCGGGATAATCCCCGTCGGCGCGTCGGAGTAGAAGGAGATCGCCGACAGCGTCACGTAGATTCCCGTATAGATGAGCACCGAGCCCAGCACCATGACGACGAGCACGAACGGGTCGTACCAGTCGAATGCGAGCCCGAGCCTTCCCCAAGCCGTGCCCATGATGGCGAGACCTACGAGCGAGGAGACGAGCGACGGCGGGTCTACGTTTTCCAGCATGACCTGGGCCAGAGAGTGGGCGGGCCGCGTCAGCACGCGGTCCATCTCTCCTTTGATGATGTAGCGGTCGCCGAAGTTCCACAGATTCGTGAAGGCGCTGAACACGCCCTGCGCGATCATGAAGTAGCCGTAGACGAATACGACCTCGGACTCGCTCCAGTCCCCGAGCGTCGGGGTGTGCTGGAACACGATAAAGATAAATACCAGATTGGTCAGCGAAAACAGCAGGTCGCTCACGACCTCCACCCAGAAGTCGGCGCGGTAGGTCAGCTTCACCTTGACATAATTGGCGATGTACTCCTTGAACAGGCCGAACGTATAGCCCAATCTAGACAGTCTCACTTTACATTAGCCCCCTTGCACAAAAAGACGACGACGCGCCGACCGCCACATGAGCAGGATCGGGACGACGAGGAAAGCAAACCAGCCGATTTGAATGAGCAGCGCGTGCCACGTCTCCGCCTCGCTTGTCCTGCCCGTGAACACCGAGCTCGGCAAATACGTAATCGCCTGGAACGGCAGCCAATCCATGGCCGCCCGCCCCCATGCCGGGAAAAAGGCGATCGGCACGACGACGCCGGACAGCAGGTCGACGAGCACGCGTTTCATGCGCATGAGCCCCTCGTTGTTTTCGACGAAGAAGGCGAATAGTCCGGTCAAAATGTTGAGCTGGGTGTTGATCAGGAAGCTGAACCAGATCATGATGAAAAAAACGATCCAGCGCATCGGGTCCGACGGCAGCGTCACATGAAACAGCAGCGTCGCGAGAATCATGCCCGGCACCATGAACAGCAGCAGGCGAAAAACGCCCTCGCCGAAGCCCTGCATCATTTTCACCATTAAATAGTTGATCGGCCGCGTCATTTGCACCGCCACGCTGCCGTCGCGGATCTCGTTGGAGATCTCGCGGTCCAGATTGTTGAAGTAGAACGCGCGCGCCATCCAGGACACGGCGACATAGGTCGTCATTTGCTCGACGGTAAAGCCCGCCAGCGTCTGGGCATCGCCGTAGATCGCCTTCCAGAGGAAGTAGTAGGCGCCGATGTTAATGGCGTAAACGATGATACCGCTATAATAATTAACGCGATAAGCAAGCATCGTCAAAAAACGGATGCGGATAAATTCCAAGTAAGCGGCATTCACGGCTTGGTCGCCTCCGCCCGTGCGGTGGGCCGCGAACTGTCGGTGCCTGTGCCGCCGCGCTCTGTGCCGATCAATTTGCCGCTGTCTACGCCCTTCACTGTGCCGCTTTTTTCGCCGTTCACTGTGCCGCTGTCTACGCCGTTCACTGTGCCGCTTTTTTCGCCGCCCGCTGTGCCGTTCACTGTGTCGCTCCCTGCGCCGTTCATCGTGCCGGTGCCCGCCTCTTTTTCACTGCCGCTGCTTGCTCCGCCGCCGCCCTCGCCATCGTCCCGGCCGACGGGTCCGCCGGCCGCCAGCGCCTCCGCCGGCGTCTGCGCGCTGCCCGTCCGATAGATCTCGCGCACGATCTCCTCGGTGTTCGTCTCGATGATCTTGATATCGCTGATCTCCATCGTGCCGACGACGCGCGACAGCACCTCCGACACGTTGATCTCGAGCGGAATCCACACGGTTGCGGTATACGCGTCGCCGAGACTCCACCTGACGTCCATGCCTTCGGTCAACGCGGCCAGCCGATCGGCCCGCACGGCGTCGCCGAACGTGAAGACGACCTCGCGGCCTTTGCCCCAGCGCGTCTTGAGCTCCTCCAGCCCGCCGTCGTATATAATGCGGCCGTCGTCGAGCATGATGACGCGCGAGCAGAGCGCTTCGATATCCTGCAGGTCGTGGGTCGTGAGCAGGATCGTCGTGCCGCGTTCGCGATTGATTCGTTTCAGAAACTCGCGGATCTCCGTCTTGACCACGATGTCCAGGCCGATCGTCGGCTCGTCCAGGAACAAAATCGACGGATTGTGCAGCAGCGCCGCCGCCAGCTCGCAGCGCATCCGCTGCCCGAGGCTCAGCTTGCGCACCGGACGGTTCAGCAATTCGCCGAGCGACAGCGTCTCGACGAGCTCGTCGAGCAGACGCTTGAAGTCGTTTTCGCCGACGCCGTACACCTTGCGCAGCAGCCGAAACGACTCGATGACGCCGATGTCCCACCACAGCTGGCTCCGCTGCCCGAACACGACGCCGATGCCCTGAACGAACTTTTCCCTTTCCTTATGCGGCACAAAGCCGTTGACCTTGATATGCCCGGACGTCGGGACGAGGATGCCGGTCAGCATCTTGATCGTCGTCGACTTGCCGGCGCCGTTCTCCCCGATATAGCCGCAAATCTCGCCCTGCGGGATCTGGAAGCTGATGTCCTTGACCGCGGTCACTTCCGTATATTCGCGCTTGAAGAGATCCCGAAGCGCACCGCCGATGCCTTCGCGGTTTTTCTGAACGTTGAACTGCTTGCGCAGATCGCGCACGTCTATGGCTAACATTCCAAATTCCTCCGTGATTCGACTTAACTTGATTCGAGTCGTGCGGGAACTATATAATTCAATATGATATCTTACAGGAGATTGATCTTAACGTAAAACGAAGGGAACATGAGGATGCCCAGTCAGCCGCGAAAAAAAAGAAGATGGCCCCTCTATACGGGTCTCTCCATATTAGTGGTCATCATTGCCTTTGCTACCTGGTACTTCTACAATACTTACCACGCGCTCGAGCAGCTGGACAAACCGAAGGAAGACTCGATTTTCAGCAACGTGCCGGAGAAGCCCGAGGAGCAGCCGCCCGAATGGACCGGCTCCGAACGCGTCAACGTCCTCCTTATGGGCGGGGATAACCGGGGACTCACCAAGGGTGAAACGCCTCGATCCGACTCGATGCTCATCGCTTCGTTCGACCCGACGACAAAGAAGGTTCATCTTTTCTCGATCCTGCGCGATACGTACGTGAAAATTCCGGGACATGGCTCGGATCGGCTCAACGCGGCGCTCTCGATCGGCGGCCCTAACCTGTCGATGAAGACGATCTCCGAATTGACCGGACTTGATATCCAGTATTTTGTGTACGCGGATTTCCAGGGCTTCATCAAGCTGG from the Cohnella hashimotonis genome contains:
- a CDS encoding DNA-binding response regulator, which codes for MDELYAKWLEQQRQGRTGESLRRLLEGHAFNEALFTKEIWLKGVGSLNYLQAEYEVPGFGEGSFYIDNAYLRPPYKIGWEIDDFKTHGQHTSRRTFEYERERQNHLVLNGWTVFRMPLDMIRDQPNKCRRFVLLTLGKLYGDFGEKKETSLPLKQRELIRFANKLQRPFSPAEACDLLGIRSRHARTLLHEMTEQGWLEAASGVQRVRAYRLGKKGSYLDA
- a CDS encoding sugar ABC transporter substrate-binding protein; this encodes MSKNKIKKSLVLALAVVAAAGCANAKTEPNRQENAGTAGSQGASPSQTVSANIEPEKGASLLIWESDGNERAFLQEVGKQFESVYGVKVKVEVVPSIDTVGKLMTDGPAGLGADVFSSPHDAIGKAVSAGLILPNDRTQSDMADNVMPSVAQAITYKDVLYGYPMSADTYALYYNRKLMPKEPTTFDEVLAFGRDFTDPAAKKYGLAWDVAQIYQAHAFIAGYGGYIFGEDGTNPDDIGLNGEGALEGMQFARSLKALFPLNTADINNNVISGLFQEGRAAMMIDGTWQMANLRQAGVDFGVVQLPLLPNGKHPQSLISVRSLFVNSYTKYPNAAKLFAELATNRDNAKLRYEMTAQLPTRRDLVSDSSIMADPNVSSFLAQLQNATPLPVIPETSTLWVPSYAALSVIWNDDRADIKKTLDNMVSQMRTAMKTGG
- a CDS encoding ABC transporter permease produces the protein MNAAYLEFIRIRFLTMLAYRVNYYSGIIVYAINIGAYYFLWKAIYGDAQTLAGFTVEQMTTYVAVSWMARAFYFNNLDREISNEIRDGSVAVQMTRPINYLMVKMMQGFGEGVFRLLLFMVPGMILATLLFHVTLPSDPMRWIVFFIMIWFSFLINTQLNILTGLFAFFVENNEGLMRMKRVLVDLLSGVVVPIAFFPAWGRAAMDWLPFQAITYLPSSVFTGRTSEAETWHALLIQIGWFAFLVVPILLMWRSARRRLFVQGG
- a CDS encoding ABC transporter permease, whose protein sequence is MRLSRLGYTFGLFKEYIANYVKVKLTYRADFWVEVVSDLLFSLTNLVFIFIVFQHTPTLGDWSESEVVFVYGYFMIAQGVFSAFTNLWNFGDRYIIKGEMDRVLTRPAHSLAQVMLENVDPPSLVSSLVGLAIMGTAWGRLGLAFDWYDPFVLVVMVLGSVLIYTGIYVTLSAISFYSDAPTGIIPLMYNIQSYGRYPVQIYNRGIRFLLTWVLPFAFVGVYPAMFFLEAHRDVFMAWMTPVVGLVAAGIGLAVWNRGVKRYRGAGS